A window of the Salvelinus alpinus chromosome 3, SLU_Salpinus.1, whole genome shotgun sequence genome harbors these coding sequences:
- the LOC139570649 gene encoding nucleolysin TIAR-like isoform X1, producing MEDESHPKTLYVGNLSRDVTEILILQLFTQIGPCKSCKMITEQPDSRRMNSSVGFSVLQQSSNDPYCFVEFFEHRDAAAALAAMNGRKILGKEVKVNWATTPSSQKKDTSNHFHVFVGDLSPEITTEDIKAAFAPFGKISDARVVKDMTTGKSKGYGFVSFYNKLDAENAIVHMGGQWLGGRQIRTNWATRKPPAPKNVQDNGSKQLRFEDVVNQSSPQNCTVYCGGIQSGLSEHLMRQTFSPFGQIMEIRVFPEKGYSFIRFSSHESAAHAIVSVNGTSIECHIVKCYWGKESPDIAKSVPQMEYGQGQGQWGQWSQMYGSPQAQQYGQQYMANGWQVPSYGVSYGQSWNQQGFGVEDSILAAAAQNLSRQSQSPAWVGGFGSPAPSQPQTGPVMPNQGNFNMAGYQTQ from the exons ATGGAAGACGAAAGCCACCCCAAAACCCT GTATGTTGGTAACCTGTCCAGAGATGTAACAGAAATTTTGATTCTTCAGCTGTTCACCCAAATTGGACCTTGCAAAAGTTGTAAAATGATAACTGAG CAACCCGATAGCAGGAGGATGAACTCTTCTGTCGGATTTTCTGTTTTGCAGCAATCAAGCAATGACCCGTATTGCTTTGTGGAGTTCTTTGAACATAGAGATGCTGCTGCTGCCCTAGCAGCCATGAACGGGAGGAAGATATTGGGAAAG GAGGTCAAAGTAAATTGGGCAACCACTCCAAGTAGCCAGAAGAAAGACACATCTA ATCACTTCCATGTATttgttggagacctgagccctgAGATCACCACTGAGGATATCAAAGCTGCATTTGCCCCTTTTGGGAAAATCTC GGATGCTCGTGTTGTGAAGGACATGACTACAGGGAAATCTAAGGGGTATGGATTTGTGTCCTTCTATAACAAACTG GATGCAGAGAATGCCATTGTGCACATGGGGGGACAGTGGTTAGGGGGACGCCAGATAAGGACCAACTGGGCAACTCGCAAGCCACCCGCCCCAAAGAATGTGCAAGACA ATGGCTCGAAGCAGCTGAGGTTTGAAGATGTAGTGAACCAATCCAGTCCCCAGAACTGCACTGTGTACTGTGGAGGAATCCAGTCCGGACTATCAG AGCATCTCATGCGTCAGACATTTTCGCCGTTTGGACAAATCATGGAAATAAGAGTTTTCCCAGAGAAAGGTTACTCTTTCATCAG GTTCTCCTCCCATGAAAGTGCTGCCCATGCAATTGTTTCTGTAAATGGAACGTCCATCGAATGCCACATAGTGAAGTGCTACTGGGGCAAAGAATCCCCCGACATTGCCAAAAGCGTACCACAG ATGGAGtatggtcagggtcagggtcagtggGGACAATGGAGCCAAATGTATGGGAGCCCCCAGGCCCAGCAGTATGGACAACAGTACATGGCAAATGGTTGGCAAGTGCCCTCTTATGGAGTGTCTTATGGACAGTCTTGGAATCAGCAAGGATTTGGTGTAGA GGACTCCATTCTGGCTGCAGCAGCACAGAACCTTTCAAG ACAGT